Proteins co-encoded in one Vibrio fortis genomic window:
- the crl gene encoding sigma factor-binding protein Crl, with protein sequence MSEVTQQPTHYRLLNVLKAIGPYLREPQSEDGHYIFDCLSVCVNDKKSPEEREFWGWWLELAKSEQGFIAKYNIGKYNVEGEWEELELPKKAVSEVTRTQEAFHQKLSDELKTKFELEVELDAASVEFV encoded by the coding sequence ATGTCAGAAGTGACACAACAACCAACTCATTATCGTTTGCTAAATGTTTTAAAGGCCATTGGTCCATATTTGAGAGAGCCACAATCTGAAGACGGCCATTATATCTTCGATTGCCTTTCGGTATGCGTGAACGATAAGAAGTCACCAGAAGAACGCGAGTTCTGGGGGTGGTGGCTAGAATTGGCAAAATCTGAACAAGGCTTTATCGCGAAATACAACATTGGTAAATATAACGTTGAAGGCGAATGGGAAGAGCTGGAACTCCCTAAGAAAGCCGTTTCTGAGGTCACTCGTACTCAAGAAGCGTTTCATCAAAAGCTATCTGACGAGCTGAAAACAAAGTTTGAACTGGAGGTTGAGTTAGACGCAGCTTCTGTCGAATTTGTCTAA
- the frsA gene encoding esterase FrsA, which produces MSLSEETSKNLSETLFVKHKQAKETSMLTQYMPSSVELLEQKHEQQDSAWYRNLRRMQWVWQGVNPIEQEAVLSRIASSTHSRTTDDWLDTVMGYRSGNWAYEWTKLGMQHQNRANDKSGEEVAEELFSASLCFSIAGYPHLKNDNLATQAQVLANTAYAEAIKHTKLVVKQIEVPYQNRKIKAHLHLSKTDKPQPVVIVSAGLDSLQTDMWRLFRDYLAPKNIAMLTVDMPSIGHSSHWPLTEDSSCLHQAVLNELPNIPWVDHYKVGLFGFRFGGNAMVRLSFLEQQKIKACVALGAPIHDIFVHADKLKQMPKMHLDVLASRLGKGAVDINSLSGQLMAWSLKVQGLLANSKTRVPILALALDGDPVSPPSDNQLVAIYSDYGKAKKIKSKSITQGYEQSLELAIKWLEDELFR; this is translated from the coding sequence ATGTCGTTATCTGAAGAAACCAGTAAAAACCTATCTGAAACTCTATTCGTTAAACATAAGCAAGCGAAAGAGACCTCCATGCTGACGCAATATATGCCGAGTTCTGTTGAGCTTCTTGAACAGAAACATGAGCAGCAAGACAGCGCGTGGTACCGAAATCTGCGCCGCATGCAGTGGGTTTGGCAAGGGGTAAACCCGATAGAGCAAGAAGCAGTGTTATCGCGCATTGCATCATCGACCCATTCTCGTACGACAGACGATTGGTTGGATACCGTGATGGGGTACCGCAGTGGTAACTGGGCCTATGAGTGGACCAAGCTCGGTATGCAGCACCAAAATCGCGCTAATGATAAAAGTGGTGAAGAGGTGGCAGAGGAACTGTTTTCCGCGTCACTTTGTTTCAGTATTGCCGGTTACCCTCATTTGAAAAATGACAACCTGGCGACTCAAGCTCAGGTGTTGGCGAATACCGCGTATGCGGAAGCGATCAAACACACTAAGCTGGTGGTAAAGCAGATCGAAGTTCCATACCAGAACCGTAAGATCAAAGCGCATTTACACCTCTCTAAAACCGACAAGCCACAGCCTGTGGTGATTGTCAGTGCCGGGCTAGATAGCTTGCAAACTGACATGTGGCGTCTGTTCCGTGACTATCTTGCACCGAAAAACATTGCGATGCTTACCGTTGATATGCCGTCAATTGGTCACAGCTCTCATTGGCCGTTAACGGAAGACTCTTCATGTCTGCACCAAGCGGTATTGAATGAACTGCCTAATATTCCATGGGTTGACCATTATAAGGTCGGTCTTTTTGGTTTCCGCTTCGGCGGTAATGCCATGGTTCGATTGTCGTTCTTAGAGCAGCAGAAGATCAAAGCTTGTGTGGCACTTGGCGCACCGATTCACGATATTTTTGTGCATGCGGATAAACTGAAACAGATGCCGAAGATGCATCTCGATGTGCTGGCTTCTCGCTTGGGTAAAGGTGCGGTTGATATCAATAGCTTATCGGGGCAACTAATGGCTTGGTCACTGAAAGTTCAGGGATTATTGGCAAATAGTAAAACGCGTGTGCCTATCTTGGCATTAGCGCTCGATGGCGATCCCGTTTCCCCACCATCTGATAATCAACTGGTTGCTATTTACAGTGATTACGGTAAGGCGAAGAAAATTAAGTCCAAATCAATTACACAAGGTTATGAGCAATCCCTCGAATTGGCGATAAAATGGCTTGAGGATGAATTATTTAGATGA
- a CDS encoding xanthine phosphoribosyltransferase translates to MSNKFIITWDNMQSYCRELAAKQMPAEQWKGIWAVSRGGLVPGAILARELGIRYVDTICISSYDHDHQRDMTVVKAPEGDGEGFLIVEDLVDSGDTARKLREMYPKAKLIAVCAKPSGAALLDDYIVDIAQDTWIEQPWDLSLGYIEPVNRKSK, encoded by the coding sequence ATGAGTAACAAATTCATCATCACATGGGACAACATGCAATCTTACTGCCGTGAACTGGCTGCTAAGCAAATGCCAGCAGAACAGTGGAAGGGTATCTGGGCAGTAAGTCGCGGTGGTTTAGTACCAGGCGCAATCTTGGCTCGTGAGCTAGGTATTCGCTACGTTGATACAATTTGTATTTCTAGCTACGACCACGATCACCAACGTGATATGACTGTCGTTAAAGCGCCAGAGGGTGACGGTGAAGGTTTCCTAATCGTTGAAGACCTAGTAGACAGCGGTGACACTGCACGTAAACTGCGTGAAATGTACCCTAAAGCGAAACTTATCGCGGTATGTGCGAAGCCTTCAGGTGCTGCACTACTAGACGATTACATCGTTGATATTGCACAAGACACTTGGATTGAACAGCCGTGGGACCTAAGCCTAGGTTACATTGAGCCAGTAAATCGTAAGTCAAAATAA
- a CDS encoding NCS2 family permease, producing the protein MFEKLFKLSENGTNVRTEIIAGLTTFLTMAYIIFVNPMILADAGMDHGAVFVATCLAAAIGCFIMGFVANYPIAQAPGMGLNAFFTYAVVMGMGYTWQVALAAVFVSGVIFIFLSIFKVREWIINSIPMSLRVGISAGIGLFLAFIALSNAGIVVANPATKVSLGDVTAIGPILGALGFFLTVALVHRGVKGAVMIAILAITAIAIVIGDVQYGGIVSAPPSLAPTFMQLDFSAVFEIGMISVVFAFLFVDLFDTAGTLVGVATKANLIKEDGKLPRLNKALLADSTATSIGALLGTSNTTSYVESVSGVAEGGRTGLTAVVVGVLFLLALFFSPLAGMIPAYATSGALFYVAILMMSGLVGIDWRDLTEAAPVVVTCLLMPLTYSIAEGISLGFIAYAAIKLLSGKGRDVSIAVWVMSAIFILKFIFA; encoded by the coding sequence ATGTTCGAAAAGCTATTCAAACTCAGTGAAAACGGCACAAATGTGCGCACTGAAATCATCGCCGGTCTAACGACCTTCCTTACCATGGCTTACATCATTTTTGTAAACCCAATGATCTTAGCTGACGCAGGTATGGATCACGGCGCTGTATTTGTAGCAACCTGTCTAGCTGCGGCTATTGGCTGTTTCATTATGGGCTTTGTGGCTAACTACCCAATCGCTCAAGCACCAGGCATGGGTCTGAACGCGTTCTTTACTTACGCTGTTGTAATGGGCATGGGCTATACGTGGCAAGTGGCTTTGGCTGCGGTATTTGTGTCGGGCGTTATCTTCATTTTCTTGAGCATTTTCAAAGTTCGTGAATGGATCATTAACTCGATTCCAATGTCTCTACGTGTGGGTATCTCTGCAGGTATCGGTCTTTTCCTTGCATTCATCGCTCTAAGCAACGCAGGTATCGTTGTTGCTAACCCAGCAACGAAAGTATCACTCGGTGACGTGACGGCGATTGGTCCTATCCTAGGCGCACTTGGTTTCTTCCTGACGGTTGCACTGGTTCACCGTGGTGTGAAAGGTGCGGTAATGATTGCGATTCTTGCAATCACAGCGATTGCGATTGTGATTGGTGATGTGCAGTACGGTGGTATTGTTTCTGCGCCACCAAGTCTAGCTCCAACTTTCATGCAACTTGATTTCTCTGCTGTATTTGAAATCGGCATGATCTCTGTTGTTTTTGCTTTCCTATTCGTTGACCTATTCGACACTGCAGGTACGCTGGTTGGCGTTGCAACAAAAGCAAACCTAATTAAAGAAGATGGCAAACTACCTCGCTTGAACAAAGCACTGCTTGCTGACTCAACCGCAACATCTATTGGTGCGCTTCTAGGTACATCAAACACGACTTCTTACGTAGAGAGTGTTTCTGGTGTTGCTGAAGGTGGTCGTACTGGTCTAACGGCTGTTGTCGTGGGCGTACTTTTCCTTCTCGCTCTATTCTTCTCGCCTCTAGCGGGCATGATTCCAGCTTACGCAACGTCGGGCGCGCTATTCTATGTAGCAATTCTGATGATGTCTGGTTTGGTTGGCATTGATTGGCGTGATCTTACAGAAGCAGCGCCAGTCGTGGTAACATGTCTGCTTATGCCGTTGACGTACTCTATTGCAGAGGGTATCTCTCTAGGTTTCATCGCTTACGCTGCAATTAAGCTGCTAAGTGGCAAAGGTCGCGACGTTTCTATTGCTGTTTGGGTAATGTCTGCGATCTTTATCCTTAAGTTCATCTTTGCTTAA